DNA sequence from the Oculatellaceae cyanobacterium genome:
CAGTAGTTCAACAAAAGGATTCTTCACAATGTGTTCAAGTTGAACCCAATTTTCTGAAGGTGCGAAGTATTCCCTTGGGAATTTTACCTGTATGGAAACGGGCTGTCGGAAATATAACATTAAAATCTGGTGAAATTTTTCTATTAACCAGCGATGGTATTACCGAAGCCACAATTACTGAGCCGATAACATTGGCAGCAGGGGAGCAGACTAGCACTGAACTAACTACTGGTTCAATGCTCAAACAAGAGGGGCTTTGGGAACTATTAATCCAAGAGCCAATAGCTTTTAATTTGAATAATTTATTAGCTAACCTACGAGAACATACCAATAACATTCAGGAAGACGACCAAACTATACTTTCTCTAGAGGTTTTTGAAGCAATATGAAAACTGAGTTACATATACCTAGCGATTTAAAGTTTTTATCAATTGTCGAACACTGGCTGCTAGGCAGTTTGGAAGCTGAACTAGGGGAATCTGTTGATTGGACACGCCAAGCAAATCGTTTAAGATTAGTTTTAGTAGAAGCATACTCAAATGTAGTGCGCCACGCCCATAAAAATCAACCGAATTTACCTGTATTAATTCGTTTAGAGTTAAAAGAGCGTGACCTTGCCTTAGAAATTTGGGATCATGGCAAAGGATTTGATCTTTCTACATATCTCCCACCAAATCCTAATGATAAACAGGAAAATGGCTATGGCTGGTTAATCATGAATCGGCTAATGGATCGAGTAGAATATCGCTTACAAGTAAATGGTCGCAACTGTCTCAAGCTAGAAGCAAACTTGCCAGAAGCACCAAAATCTTCTAACTCATAAAACAATTTATATGATTATGTTGATGATTTTTTAAGATAGATAACTATCTTTTAAGGCTGAGTAACTCTTGATGAGAAGCTAACAATTTAATAGTAGCGGAAATAATTTCTTGCTCTGAATTGAGGACAAATGACCAGGAAACATTCACCCCAAACCAGCGAGTTTGTACCTTGCCGCTAACTTTAATATCAATTAAGCCATCTTCTAAAGTTTCGGCAATGCCTTGGTAAGGATAGAGTGTCATTCCTTGGGCTTCTGCTTCTAAATAAGCTGCGATCGCATCTTGACCTACCTTGGGTTCCTCAAATGGCGGATACATTGTCCCAGTTTCGGCAAATAAAGCTGCTGTCGCTTGAAAATCACCCGCGTTTAACGTTTCAAAGTAACGCACCAATACTGGTTCTGTAATTCCTTCAATCTTCACTTCAACAACCGAGACAGATTCAGTAGTCAAGGGTAAGTCTTCAGCAAGTGTCATAAAATTATTTGTAAAATATTTATTTATTATTAAATAGAATTGCCAGTTAATACCTACTCTTCTAGAGAGATTTTGCCGAATATTTTGAAAAATTTTCGTAAAACTTATATATAGCAGTTAGCGGTTAGCTTTTAGCAGTTAGCTTTTTAATATTCTTGATATGTATAGGTTTTACTTCAATGGTCATAATTTGACCTTATTTTTCTACTCTAATCCCATAAGATAATATTTATAGTGAGTTAAAAAGGAGTTATGTATGCTTAACC
Encoded proteins:
- a CDS encoding anti-sigma regulatory factor, producing the protein MKTELHIPSDLKFLSIVEHWLLGSLEAELGESVDWTRQANRLRLVLVEAYSNVVRHAHKNQPNLPVLIRLELKERDLALEIWDHGKGFDLSTYLPPNPNDKQENGYGWLIMNRLMDRVEYRLQVNGRNCLKLEANLPEAPKSSNS
- a CDS encoding ketosteroid isomerase family protein — its product is MTLAEDLPLTTESVSVVEVKIEGITEPVLVRYFETLNAGDFQATAALFAETGTMYPPFEEPKVGQDAIAAYLEAEAQGMTLYPYQGIAETLEDGLIDIKVSGKVQTRWFGVNVSWSFVLNSEQEIISATIKLLASHQELLSLKR